The Terriglobales bacterium genome includes a window with the following:
- a CDS encoding response regulator transcription factor: MRKTAATVWVNGDRLASRGVHLMEKVASTRTSSVCVFSAHPLVLQQFQKLLGALSVSIRGELYDAPLVSDCTTTAVPEAQIYVVDSNAVRSIEPLITAIFERRPEAQVLVVGDGFNQESYFRYLQLGAKGLLSYADAELQLARAVRSVAAGGYWVPRQILARFVDSILKARNGPQLRTNSVSNREREVLEGLLDNLSNKEIAVKLNISERTVKFHVSNLLSKFGVQRRADLILLWFQNANKPLAAEESDKLHRVVM; the protein is encoded by the coding sequence GTGCGCAAGACTGCAGCGACTGTTTGGGTGAATGGAGACCGGCTTGCTAGTCGTGGCGTACATCTGATGGAAAAAGTGGCATCAACCCGAACCTCCTCCGTCTGCGTGTTCTCCGCTCATCCGCTGGTACTGCAGCAGTTTCAGAAGTTGCTGGGAGCCTTGTCTGTGAGCATTCGGGGAGAGCTCTATGATGCGCCGCTGGTGTCGGATTGCACGACGACGGCGGTTCCTGAGGCGCAAATCTACGTGGTTGATTCGAATGCAGTCCGCTCGATAGAGCCACTTATAACGGCCATTTTCGAGCGACGGCCGGAAGCACAGGTGCTGGTGGTGGGGGACGGGTTTAACCAGGAGAGTTATTTTCGCTATTTGCAACTGGGCGCCAAGGGATTACTTTCATATGCCGATGCAGAACTGCAGCTTGCGAGGGCCGTACGATCGGTTGCAGCCGGTGGATACTGGGTTCCGCGGCAGATTCTGGCACGTTTCGTAGATTCGATTCTGAAGGCGCGCAACGGTCCTCAGCTACGAACCAACAGCGTAAGCAACCGCGAAAGGGAAGTGCTTGAGGGATTGCTGGACAACCTCTCCAATAAAGAAATCGCCGTCAAGCTCAACATCTCAGAGCGGACGGTGAAATTCCACGTATCCAATCTGCTGTCGAAATTTGGCGTGCAGCGACGGGCGGATCTGATCCTGCTGTGGTTTCAGAATGCGAATAAACCATTGGCAGCGGAGGAATCCGACAAGTTGCATCGCGTGGTCATGTAG
- a CDS encoding CBS domain-containing protein produces the protein MKEIYELVKDRDTFFVESNISVLEAARYMTEKNVGAVAVVRVQELVGIFSERDLMKRVVSEGLDPRKTRVEDVMTKDPFVVSPHETLDKCMRLMKEHNFRHLPVCDGRKLKGLISLRDLLLHDLVEKEGEVHMMRAYISQG, from the coding sequence ATGAAAGAGATCTATGAGCTGGTGAAGGACCGTGACACGTTTTTTGTGGAATCGAACATCAGCGTGTTGGAAGCCGCCCGCTACATGACGGAGAAAAATGTGGGGGCGGTAGCGGTAGTGCGAGTGCAGGAGCTAGTGGGGATTTTTTCCGAGCGCGATCTGATGAAGCGAGTGGTAAGCGAAGGTCTGGATCCGCGAAAGACGCGGGTGGAAGACGTCATGACCAAGGACCCATTCGTAGTGTCGCCGCACGAGACGCTGGACAAATGCATGCGGCTGATGAAGGAACACAATTTCCGGCATCTGCCGGTTTGTGATGGCAGGAAATTAAAAGGACTGATTTCCCTGCGGGACCTTCTGCTCCACGACCTCGTGGAAAAAGAGGGAGAAGTGCACATGATGCGGGCGTATATTAGCCAGGGATAG